One part of the Lotus japonicus ecotype B-129 chromosome 2, LjGifu_v1.2 genome encodes these proteins:
- the LOC130736361 gene encoding uncharacterized protein LOC130736361, protein MVISAASDAVKCRMFPATFKGITMVWFTTLPRGSITNFQDFSSKFLVQFSASKTKQVTIEDLYNVRQSAGETLKQYVKRFSAASVKIEESEPNACARAFKNGLQPGKLNNKLSCKPARSMAEVRARANTYILDEEDDAFKRRREKVEKYGDQGDASPEDKASKEKLEGSKGRDRKVRAVEKTTRDPLYPRRDNAERHRPWHQADSRQRGESGKSLSAHLTELLREVKATHAVEEGEREADPPRPKSDKTKWCEYHQSA, encoded by the coding sequence ATGGTGATTAGCGCCGCTTCCGACGCAGTCAAGTGCAGAATGTTTCCAGCAACTTTCAAAGGAATAACAATGGTGTGGTTCACAACTCTTCCGCGAGGATCCATCACCAACTTCCAAGATTTTTCGTCCAAATTCCTCGTCCAGTTCTCAGCGAGCAAGACTAAGCAAGTGACGATCGAGGACTTGTACAACGTGCGACAGTCTGCAGGGGAGACTCTGAAACAATACGTGAAACGATTCAGTGCTGCGTCGGTAAAGATTGAGGAATCGGAGCCGAATGCCTGTGCCCGGGCCTTCAAAAATGGTCTACAACCTGGAAAGCTAAACAACAAACTGAGTTGTAAGCCGGCCAGATCAATGGCGGAGGTACGCGCGCGGGCGAACACGTACATtcttgacgaggaggacgacgctttcaagcGAAGAAGGGAGAAGGTGGAAAAGTATGGTGATCAGGGGGACGCATCGCCAGAAGATAAAGCAAGCAAGGAAAAGCTTGAAGGTAGTAAAGGGCGAGACAGGAAAGTCCGGGCAGTGGAGAAGACAACGAGAGACCCTTTGTATCCGAGGAGGGACAATGCTGAGCGTCACCGACCCTGGCACCAGGCTGACTCTCGCCAGCGTGGAGAGTCGGGAAAGAGTCTGAGTGCTCATCTAACGGAGTTGCTCCGTGAGGTCAAGGCGACCCATGCCGTTGAAGAGGGTGAAAGGGAAGCAGACCCGCCGCGACCAAAATCAGATAAGActaagtggtgtgagtatcatCAGTCAGCATGA